ACGGGAGAAACGTTCCAGGTCGGGGCATGTATCGTATAATCGGATAAACTGCCGGTAGTCTGCCACCCATATGCGTGCCCGGGTCAGTGCCTGCTGGGAGAACAGGGCGGGGCGGCCGCTGACGAGGGAGGCATAGTCTCCGAAGAAGGTGGGCGCGGAAAAGAGGACCTTGTTGTATTCCTCGCCGTTCTCTTTCCGGTAAAAGCCGCGTACGATGCCGCTTTCCAGGAAAGCCATGGTCCTGGCGATTTCACCTTCCCGTATGAAGAAGCTGTTTTTGTCCAGCGTGGCCGGTGAGAACAGCGGGATGACCTGTTGCCAGGTGGTTTCCCTTAAAGGGTAGAGTTGTTCAAAGAAAGAACGGGACGATTCCATAGTATGTCTTCTTATAAAAATGAGGACGAATGAAACATCGGTTTATTGTTTTAAATATTTTTTCTATCTTTGCACCGCTGCTGACATCTCTGTAAGGGGCAGATGTTCCTACCCACGCCCCACGAACTAATCTTTTTTACCCAAATTAAAGAACATGCGATCTATTGCATTCTATTGTGATGCACATAGTGTTGAAGATAACGCTATGGAGCAGTTGCAGCAGTATTCCCAAAAACCGTTTGTTGACAACATCTGTGCGTTTACAGACATTCATTATTGCGCCGAGAAGGCCCTGCCAGTGGGCGTGGCCTTTAAAACCATTGATTATTTTTACCCGTTGATCACGGGTAAAGACATTGGCTGCGGCGTGATGTATCTTAAAATAGATAAACAATACTGGCTGCGGCCGTTCGATAAAAACGCCCACTACCGCGCTTTTGCGCAGGCGCATACCCAGATGACCGATGACGGTCTGGGTGGCGGCAACCATTTCCTTTCTATTGAAGAGGATAACGAGGCCGTATATATTATTTGCCATACCGGCACGCGGGACAGGGGCATTGCGCTGTATCAGCATTGTATACAGCTCACCCGTGATTTCTCGCAGGCATACGGCCGCGATGTGGACTATGTGCACCGCGATTTTGTACAGCCGGATTTTATCCGGTATTATCAGGACATCCTGCAGTTTGGCTATGAGCGGCGGAAAAACTTCTGCATCAAGACGCTGATCTTTTTGCAGAACGCCAATTACCTGGTCTGCAATAAAGCGGCCATTGACAAAGGCTATCTGACGCACAGCTACCGCGACCAGCAGGAGGAAGGTGTGTTACATGGAACACCGTATGTACTGGAAGATTCCATTCACAACCACCTGCGTTTCTCCGGGAAAGAAATTATACACCGGAAAGGCAGCACAGAACTGCAGCAGGGCAAAACCGCGGTGATTCCGCTGTCGATGTCCAGGGGCAGCCTGCTGGCCAAAGCGGGTTATCTGCCTGGTGCAGCGGATGCACTTTATTCCTGCTCCCATGGAGCAGGCAGGAAGCTGTCGCGTTTTGAAGCGATGAAATATTGGAAGACCGTACTGAAGGAAAAACAACGCAGGGCTTATAAGGAGCAGTTCAGTGAACTGCTGGACAGGTCCGGTAATTTCCCTTCCGGCTATATCCAGGAGTTTGATTTCGCTTACAAGGACGCCTCTGATGTTTTCAGGCTCCAGCCTTACCTGCAAAAGGTAACGCAGACCACACCAGTGGTGACGGTTAAATACACTGAAATTTAATAATTCCCCATAGCCCGGGGCTTCTATCCCCGGGCTATATGAAGGGGGAAGCCTTTAATAGATCAGCCGGAATGATGCAGGAGCATATTTGTTCAGGTTAAAGGTAAATGTTCCATTCTTTACAGCAACAGGCGCTCCTTTTTTATTCCCGCGCAAATCAAGTGGCAACAACGCTTTTACGTTTTTATTGTCATTAAATTTCACGGTACATTTTCCTGAAATGCCGGCTTGCTCCCATAAGCGCAAAATAGTTCCCTCTCCGTCCGGATTTTCGCCGAATGCTGTGATGAGTACACCTGGTCTGGAAATATTTATTCCCTCATTTAGAGATGGCAATTTTCCCGGTGCACCTTCTGCGGTTGCTGTTAATAACGGCAAACGGGTTTCCCATGAGTGTTGCACCAGGTCGGTTATGGTTGAACTGCCTTTGCCCACCGGCCATATGCGGACGCTTTCTGTCCACGAACCTTCCTGCCACAACGGGAAATTGGTGTTCCACATGTTGTTATAAAGATTGACAAAAACGGTGGGTACCCGGGGGATGTAGTCCAGGGAATATTGCCATAGGCCGGGTTGACCCAGGCTGATCAATGGTGCGTCTGCAGAGGATAATGCCATGCCGGATTTATCGGGCTGAGTGACTGCTACACCGGAATTGACAGCCATCAGGTACCGGTTGCTGCCTGGTACAATGTCTTTGGCCGGGTTGACAGTCCCTCCCGGGCGGCCGATTGTGAAGGTTGGCGCTTTCACGTTGAACGGGAAACAGAGCCAACCTCCCTCTGGCTGTTTGTCCGGTGTCTTGGCAGTTACAGACCACATAACGTCCACATATGCTGCCTGGCGGGGGAACGTAAACGTCAGCGAGTACAGCTGAGCATGGCCTTCAGGGTTGGTTGCTGTCAGAGTAGCAATATCTGCTACGTTGCTATGGGCAACATCAATTTTCCATTCTCCGGGCGTGAAGGCCAGGTAAGGAGCCTTTTCAGCATCGATCATTCCGGGTTTACCAAGGTCATTTAATCCCCAACCGTCTTTTATACGGCTGTAGGCATTAAACCATTTGTCCACTTCGCGGGTGCTGAACCGTTCATGCAAAAACTGGCCAATGACATAGGTTGCAGTGGTGTCCGCGAATTGACGGCCTGTCGATTTTTCGATCAGTGAAGATATACCACCTCTTGCAAGGTCAAAGGTCACCTGGAAGTAAGGGGTACTCAACACGGGCTGTTGATCATGGACAGTGTTTTGAGCTGTTAGTTCACCGGGGGAGAAGGAAAGATAGCCGGATGACGGCACATCTTTTATATAACAATAGCTTCCCTTCTTCCAGGGATTTTCAATCATACCCGACCTTTTCCATGGAAGGGGATTATATACCACCATGCGTTTACCGTCTCTGTTGATGGAGGAAGCAAGCAGGTGAAGATGTTGACTACATTCGTGGCTGACAATATCGTTTGTATTCAGGATATACTGACGTTTTTCATCGTAAGAGTGAAGCCATTTTCGTTTGCTGCCTATGGCCGTGTTGTGCGCGTCACTGTTTTTCAGCAATGCATAATTGCCATTTGCGGGCAGGGGCTCTGCGGCTGCTTCGTCCATCCATTTTTTCCAGTCTTCGCCATAGCTGTAGCGGGGGCCATATTCGGCGTTCATTCCCCAGGTATGTTCGCCATACAGGAGGCTTTGTTCATATGCCTTTGCCAGTTTGTCTGAAATAGATGCCATAGGGATTCCCCAGCATTGCATTTGTGTATGCAGGCCGTCCAGCGCAGATTCAAGCGGACGGATGTTTCTGGCGATTTTGGTTTCCTTTGGGTTGGATTGTATGCCGTGTATCCAGGTGTCGGGGCAGTCGCCCCTGACAGTTGGGAGGTCCGGATGTTCAGCGAGGACTGCTCTGGCGAAATCGTCCAGCGTGCCGAAATGTATCCTGATGCCTGGCATTTCCTTTGCCGCATAGGCGAGGAGCTTTTCAATTTCCTCCGAAGAAGGCGGACCATGATTATCGCCTGTCATTTGCATGGCCAGGTAATTTTTACATGGCCAGTTTTCAGTCGGCCTGATATCAGACCCATAAAGAGCCGTGTAGTTACAGAGTATTTTTGAACCATCCGGGCCTTCCCACCAGAACAGTTCCGGAAACCGTGGGTATTGGCTGGCGGGGTTACAGCCCAACTGAAGGAATTTGATCCCGGCATGTTGCAGTAACGTGGGCATTACCCATGAATGTGCCGGAACATCCGTCATCTTTGCGCTGATGGTCATAGGTAGGCCGTATTTCCGCGTGATCGCTGACGAGTAGCCGAGGCCCCGCACCAGATCTTCATAGTCCAATGATTCCGTATGGGTAGTAAAGTGGAGTCCATGCACCGCCAGGGTGCCGTTTTTTATTGCATGTTCTATTCTTGTTCTCCGTTCCGGAGTTTGCTGAGGGCCGAGTATTTGTGCCTGCAAAGGCCACCCTGAAACCGTCCAGGCGAAACGTTTTTCCTTTGGCAACAACGCATTTTTTTCCATGACGGTCAATGCATTGGTCATCATTTCTTCGCGGTAACGTTTGAACACGTTTTCCGGCAAGTCAGTGAAACCCAGATCGAAGTGGGTCTTAAACACCACCCATATGTCAGTCACCCTGGGGTTGACTGGTTGTTTTGTGTCGCGCTGTTGCGCGCTGATAGCAGCTATTGATACGACCATCAGCAGCAATACAAGATTTGTGCTTTTCACGATAGAAATTTTTGAGATACGATGATCTCTTTCTGAAAGGAAGTACACCGGTTTTTTCAACACCCAGGTCCATTGTTCAACTGTTTAATATCCGGCATTTGGTTTATAACGTGGCCAGGCAGAAAGTTCATCGTTTAAATGTATATACATATATACATATTTGCAAGATTTTTTTTCAGACAGAATGATCAGCTCCTGAGGCGCTTCAACCTGATAGTGCCCAGTGATGTGATTTTTACAACGACATGAAAGGATCATGTCACGCTGTTTTTGCTGCCGCAACTTATTAAATATGTTTCTACATATAGACATATTAAAATTGTCATCATTATAAAGACAGCCATTAACTGTGACTGATAAAATTAAAAATACCGATTGGTATATAATTCGTAATATTGTCGTCCAGATCAATCTTAAGTATATGGAAAATCAATTTGACGTTGTTGTCATCGGCTCCGGTCCGGGCGGCTATGTAGCGGCCATCCGTGCGTCCCAGCTGGGATATAAGGTAGCCATCGTGGAAAAATACAGCACCCTTGGCGGCACCTGTACCAACGTAGGCTGTATCCCTGCCAAGTCCCTGCTGGACAGCTCCGAGCATTACCATCAGGCGGAAGTGCAGTTTAAAGCGCATGGCATTAACACCGGCGGCATCAGTCTGGACTTCGGGCAGTTTATCCGCCGCAAGGGCGAAGTGGTGGCACAGAACACTTCCGGGCTGGTATATCTCATGAAGAAAAACAAGATACAGGTATATCACGGCGTAGGCAGCTTTACCGATACCACCCATCTGAAAATAACTGCCGCAGATAACACGGTGACCACCGTGACTAGCCGTTACTTCATCATCGCCACCGGCTCCAAACCCTCCACCATACCGGGAGTGGCTATCGATAAAAAGCGGATCATCACTTCCACGGAAAGCCTTTCGCTGCCGGAGAAACCGGCCTCCATGGTTATTATCGGCGGCGGCGTGATAGGAGTGGAACTGGCTTCTGTATATGCCCGTATAGGCACCAGCGTTACCATCATAGAATATACCAGCAACCTGATACCGACCATGGACCAGGAGCTGGGCAAAGCCTTGCAGAAGTCGCTCCGCCAGCTGAAAATCAACCTGCTGCTGGGCAGCAAGGTGCAGTCGGCCGCCAATAACGGCGCCACTGCCACCGTAAAATTCCTCGATGATAAAGGTGCGCAGCAGGAGATCACGGCCGACTACTGCCTCGTGGCGGTAGGCAGAAGAGCCTATACAGACGGGCTTAACCTGGCCGCCATTGGTATTCAGACAGAGAAAAACGGTAAGATAAAAGTCAATGATAAACTTCAGACCAATGTGCCCAACATCTACGCCATCGGTGATGTGATAGACGGCCCCATGCTGGCCCATAAAGCGGAAGAGGAAGGCGTATTTGCGGCGGAAACCATACACGGCATGCATCCGCACATCAATTATGCTCTGGTGCCCGGTGTCGTATATACGTGGCCGGAAGTAGCTGCCGTAGGCGCTACGGAAGAACAGCTGAAAGCACAGAACGTAGAATACCGCGTGGGCAAATTCCCTTACATGGCCAGCGCCCGCGCCCGTGCCTCCATGGACACAGACGGATTTGTGAAAGTACTGGTATCACCGAAATACGGAGAGATACTTGGCGTACACATCATCGGGCCACGCGCGGCAGATGTCATTGCACAGTCCGTACTGGCGATAGAGCAGGAGATGACCGCTGAAGAAATGATCCGCTCCTGTTACGCGCACCCCACTTATGCGGAAGCGCTCAAAGACGCTTACCTGATAGCTACCGGCCAGGGTGCGATCAATATCTAATTTGCTTAACTTGCCGTTACAAAAAAAACACCTGTACTGTAATGGCAATTGACGGCATAAAGATTATTGACAGCGACACGGCACATGATGTCTATTCCGGTATCATGGACCTGTACGACGGTGGAGCAGACCTGCCAACCATTGAAGCAACGTTTCCGCTGGACAACGAAGAATACCGGTCCGACGCACTGGACCACGAACTATATGTGACTGCCTGCGGGCTTGCCCTGTGGGAAATAGGCCTGATGGACGCTCATAAACTGGCGTTCATCAGGTCTGTTATTGTTAAAGGCGCTTTCATTAAAGCATGGGATGCTGACGGGCCTGACGGGAAAGCCAGGCAAAAAGAGCTGGACCGTTACTGGAAAAAAATCAGTCAGCCTAACCAGAAAATCAGGGGCAGAAAAAAATACCGCAAGGTGACCCGTTTCTATTTTCAGCCCAACGACGTACTGGCGTTTCAGTTAGAAGATGGTCATTATATGGCGGCTCTTTGCGCGGAAATACACCAGCAGCGTGGCGTTTGCGAATACATGATGGTGCCCCTCACTTACTACGGAGCAACCATACCTGCTGAAAAAGATCTTCATCACTGTGCGCTGCTGGGCCGCACCATCCTGTCTTTTTATGATATCCCTACCACCAGAGAAATGCAGCCGGGCATAGAACGGATATGGCAGCACCTTGGTGGTGAACAGCAGTGTTTCTTCGGGCTGAGCAAATTTGGCCTGACACACCGCGATGCGGCCGTTTGCCGGCAGCAACTGACAAAAGTAGGCACGCTGGCCATCGTGGAAGGATTAAATGATACGGCCATCCGTGGCACGGTGAGCGGATTGGAATCACTCCGGAAACGTTTTTATAATATGGTGTCCGAGCTGAAGGCGGGGACATCTGACATGAACCAAAGCTGGCCGGTCAGCGTAGTTTGTAATATTAAATAGTATGGAACCACTGAAAGAGATGTTCAACCGCGATTTCTACCGGCATTTTGCTGATGTTTTTGCGGCTGCGGATAAAAAATTTGACCGTCATGGTTTTTATAAAGATGTGACCGATGCGCTGGAAACCCGCGAGCTGAACGACCGTTTGCGCCATACTGCCCTAATGCTGGGAAAACATCTGCCTCAGGATTATAAAAAAGCGGTGGAAGTATTAATGAAAGCAGCCCCTTCGCTGAAGACCGGTTATACCGCGCTGGTATTGCCTGATTTTGTGGCGCTATATGGCAAAGACCATTTCGATCTTTCCATGAAAGCACTGGAATACTTTACCACACTGGGTTCCGCGGAGTTCGCCATCAGGACGTTCCTCAAAGCGGATTTTAACCGTACCCTTACGGTGATGAAGCAGTGGGCGGTCCATGACAATCACCATGTCAGGAGGCTGGCATCAGAAGGTAGCCGTCCCCGCTTGCCCTGGTCGTTTAAGCTCGATGCCGTCATCAAAGATCCTTCGCTGACGCGGGACATCCTGGAATCGCTCAAAACCGATGATACCCTGTATGTCAGAAAATCCGTGGCCAACCACCTGAATGATATCTCCAAAGACAACAGCGCCTATATGTTGCAACTGGTGAAAGGGTGGGACACGCAGCATCCGCACACCGGATGGATCGTTAAACATGCCAGCCGCACGCTGATCAAAAAAGGCGATAAGGATTCCCTGAGCGTATTTAACTTCGAGAAACAGGTGAAAGTATCGCTGGCACAGTTTAAACTGAGCGCCCCTTCCATCCGCCTCGGCGATGCGCTGACATTCACCTTTCTGCTGAAAAGCGAAAAAACGTCTCCCCAAAAACTGGTGATAGACTACGTGGTACACTATCCGAAATCTTCGGGGGAACTGTCACAGAAAGTGTTTAAACTGAAAGAGGTGGTGTTACAGCCGGGAGAACAATTGACTTTCACCAAAAAGCAGGAATTTAAGGATATGACCACCCGCAAACATTATAAGGGGAGGCATTTGATCAGTATCCAGGTGAACGGAAAAATATACGGTGAACAGGCTTTTCAATTAAAGATAACCTCGTGAGGTGAACAATCTGGCGAAAAAATCGTTTATTAGTGGTTTGTAACCCAACATTTAAACCACTATGAAGTTAACTTTCAAAACCCTCGCTCTCACAATTATTGTGTCACTTGCAGCCATTGCTGTTATCAACCCCGGACGAGCCTGCACGCGTGTTGTTTACAAAGGTCTTGAC
This window of the Chitinophaga varians genome carries:
- a CDS encoding Crp/Fnr family transcriptional regulator encodes the protein MESSRSFFEQLYPLRETTWQQVIPLFSPATLDKNSFFIREGEIARTMAFLESGIVRGFYRKENGEEYNKVLFSAPTFFGDYASLVSGRPALFSQQALTRARIWVADYRQFIRLYDTCPDLERFSRKWAESVFVQKEQREIELALYDATHRYLNFRKTFPDVEQQVPQYHIASWLGISPTQLSRIRRKLSAS
- a CDS encoding RtcB family protein, coding for MRSIAFYCDAHSVEDNAMEQLQQYSQKPFVDNICAFTDIHYCAEKALPVGVAFKTIDYFYPLITGKDIGCGVMYLKIDKQYWLRPFDKNAHYRAFAQAHTQMTDDGLGGGNHFLSIEEDNEAVYIICHTGTRDRGIALYQHCIQLTRDFSQAYGRDVDYVHRDFVQPDFIRYYQDILQFGYERRKNFCIKTLIFLQNANYLVCNKAAIDKGYLTHSYRDQQEEGVLHGTPYVLEDSIHNHLRFSGKEIIHRKGSTELQQGKTAVIPLSMSRGSLLAKAGYLPGAADALYSCSHGAGRKLSRFEAMKYWKTVLKEKQRRAYKEQFSELLDRSGNFPSGYIQEFDFAYKDASDVFRLQPYLQKVTQTTPVVTVKYTEI
- the lpdA gene encoding dihydrolipoyl dehydrogenase, producing MENQFDVVVIGSGPGGYVAAIRASQLGYKVAIVEKYSTLGGTCTNVGCIPAKSLLDSSEHYHQAEVQFKAHGINTGGISLDFGQFIRRKGEVVAQNTSGLVYLMKKNKIQVYHGVGSFTDTTHLKITAADNTVTTVTSRYFIIATGSKPSTIPGVAIDKKRIITSTESLSLPEKPASMVIIGGGVIGVELASVYARIGTSVTIIEYTSNLIPTMDQELGKALQKSLRQLKINLLLGSKVQSAANNGATATVKFLDDKGAQQEITADYCLVAVGRRAYTDGLNLAAIGIQTEKNGKIKVNDKLQTNVPNIYAIGDVIDGPMLAHKAEEEGVFAAETIHGMHPHINYALVPGVVYTWPEVAAVGATEEQLKAQNVEYRVGKFPYMASARARASMDTDGFVKVLVSPKYGEILGVHIIGPRAADVIAQSVLAIEQEMTAEEMIRSCYAHPTYAEALKDAYLIATGQGAINI
- a CDS encoding DNA alkylation repair protein codes for the protein MEPLKEMFNRDFYRHFADVFAAADKKFDRHGFYKDVTDALETRELNDRLRHTALMLGKHLPQDYKKAVEVLMKAAPSLKTGYTALVLPDFVALYGKDHFDLSMKALEYFTTLGSAEFAIRTFLKADFNRTLTVMKQWAVHDNHHVRRLASEGSRPRLPWSFKLDAVIKDPSLTRDILESLKTDDTLYVRKSVANHLNDISKDNSAYMLQLVKGWDTQHPHTGWIVKHASRTLIKKGDKDSLSVFNFEKQVKVSLAQFKLSAPSIRLGDALTFTFLLKSEKTSPQKLVIDYVVHYPKSSGELSQKVFKLKEVVLQPGEQLTFTKKQEFKDMTTRKHYKGRHLISIQVNGKIYGEQAFQLKITS